From the Musa acuminata AAA Group cultivar baxijiao chromosome BXJ3-1, Cavendish_Baxijiao_AAA, whole genome shotgun sequence genome, the window AGCGCGTTCTTGACGTTCGCATCGATGTCGTCGACCGCGATCAGCAGACTCGGGTTGTGGATCTTGAGGAGCCCCTTCAAGCTCGAGTACACAGCCTGAACCACCGGGACCTCCGAGTTCGACACGCCTGAGATCGCTCCGACTTCCAGATCAAAGATCTTGAACCGTCTCTCCTTGCACACGACCTTCGGCCACCCGAGAACAGCTACAGCTCCCTCGCAGGAGCAGGAAGAACTCCCGCCTGAGACAGCAATGTAGGCCTTCCTCCCCACCGTCTTCCGGAACTTCTCGAGAAGAGGGGAGAGTGCCGTCACTTCATCGAGGGAATGCGCGTAAAACAGAGCGTCGATCTTCTGAGGGTTCATTGCAGCCCACTGAGTAATATAACCGGTCGACAAAGCCCGCCACCATTGATCATCCCTGACCTGGACGATGTCCTTGAAGATGACAGTGGTTTCGGAGACGTAAGCAAGCCTGTGCTCGCTGTCTCCCCACGTCTCCTTGTCGTTTGGATCCACAGGCAGCACATACGACCCAGCGTTTCTGTACTTCTGAAGCTGATAACTGCACCGATGCACGCAACATGAGACTCGACTCGGTGAAAGCCAAATAGAAAGCAAAGACATTACCTGAGATGCAGGTCTTCACCGGTCATGAAAGTGAAGGGTGTCTCCACAAACAACGTCTTGACAAGATCTGCAGATAGAAACCAAGAGCTCGACAGGAAATCAACCTGCACAATCTTGTCCACGGTGATGTCATAAGCAGGATCGGGCAAGTAGAGGCCTGCTTCCTTGGAACGGAACTTTCTGTAACTTGGAAAGGTGAAGTCCTTCTGCCTGAAAGGTAAGATTCTCCCAATGCTCCCCAGGACTGAGTTCCTGTACTTGTCAGTCCCTGCAACATGGGACAAGATCTCCAGCATTTTCTTGCCCGGGATCATGTCATCATCCAGGATATACACGAAGTCTGCCTCGGTCTGCAGGGCCATCTGAAACCTTCCGTAGTATTTGAAGTCGTAGCTCGAGCTGATGAAGCTGATTCTGGAGTTGTTGTAGCTCTCTACGATCCTTCTCAGTGAGAGCTCGCTTGGGCTGCCGAAAGAGAGCACCCAAACATGGTGGAAAGGCAGTGTCTGGTTGAGCAATGAATCGAGTTGTGCACAGAGTGTCTTCCTCTTGAAATGGTTCAAGATGACAGTGATCTTTGGGATGGAAGGACCCTTTGGGCTCCATTTCGACTCCATCCTCATAAGCTCGGCAAGCGTCTCCGTCCCCGAGCTCTCCTCCTGGAATGCCAACACTTCATCGTATAGCTCCCTCTTGAGCTTGATCATCAACGCATCGTCCGATTTCTTCTGTACGAAATCGATCTCTTCGTGCTCACAGACCTCGGCGAGGAAGTCGCCGGCAGGGACCTCTTGGGTGCTCGACGGGGCGTGcgagtgttcgacgaattgcgtcCAGTGGTGGGCGATCCGGGAGGCCCAAGAGAAGTCAGCTCCGCTGCGTTGGCCGACGGAGGAGCTCATGTGATACAAGAGGAAGGTAGCGTACATGGCGAAGGCGAACTGAAGGCAGGTCAGGGCTGCAACGAGGCGGAAAGAAGCAAGCTTTGGAGTCTTCATCTTGCTCGATTTACCCACGACATAGTCATTGAGCATCCCTTCCAGGTGCCGACTGTTTCTCATGGTCAGAGGACGAAT encodes:
- the LOC135582607 gene encoding uncharacterized protein LOC135582607, with product MGFIRPLTMRNSRHLEGMLNDYVVGKSSKMKTPKLASFRLVAALTCLQFAFAMYATFLLYHMSSSVGQRSGADFSWASRIAHHWTQFVEHSHAPSSTQEVPAGDFLAEVCEHEEIDFVQKKSDDALMIKLKRELYDEVLAFQEESSGTETLAELMRMESKWSPKGPSIPKITVILNHFKRKTLCAQLDSLLNQTLPFHHVWVLSFGSPSELSLRRIVESYNNSRISFISSSYDFKYYGRFQMALQTEADFVYILDDDMIPGKKMLEILSHVAGTDKYRNSVLGSIGRILPFRQKDFTFPSYRKFRSKEAGLYLPDPAYDITVDKIVQVDFLSSSWFLSADLVKTLFVETPFTFMTGEDLHLSYQLQKYRNAGSYVLPVDPNDKETWGDSEHRLAYVSETTVIFKDIVQVRDDQWWRALSTGYITQWAAMNPQKIDALFYAHSLDEVTALSPLLEKFRKTVGRKAYIAVSGGSSSCSCEGAVAVLGWPKVVCKERRFKIFDLEVGAISGVSNSEVPVVQAVYSSLKGLLKIHNPSLLIAVDDIDANVKNALRMAAEGSANGTALVLLPKTAVSKALWMADLRPTALPNWNRMRITVNIITQNRASSLQRLLRSLQQAHYLGDEVRLSFNMDSKVDEETLKVVGSFRWAQGPKLVRRRIIQGGLIRAVSESWYPSDDDEFGLLLEDDIEVSPYYYLWIKYALLAYHYDPQVSLPELSSISLYTPRLVEVVKERPKWNATEFFKRIHPNTPYLHQLPCSWGALFFPKHWREFYAYMNARFTDDAKNNPVQIPKSRTNGWQASWKKFLIDMMYLRGYVSLYPNFPSQASFSTNHMEPGAHISANGNVVKHNKEDFEVPLMGDDFTSLLPAGKMPPASKLPVLNLFNQAASLKGLKAAGAKLGQDVIGCDKAEIVVVDGSTGLPGNCSRF